One segment of Falco rusticolus isolate bFalRus1 chromosome 3, bFalRus1.pri, whole genome shotgun sequence DNA contains the following:
- the LOC119145445 gene encoding acrosin-like: MLAAALAVTSPPPCSCHVSLAGMDLLRLLLILLAMCCPAYGTWDSCGGTCGLRPTAFRYGTSRVVGGTDAQAGAWPGIVSIQNPWQAGTGHTCGGSLISAQWVLTAAHCFIEASYITMWRVVIGATRLTQLGPEAQVRNIKRLLLHQGYSNITQRNDMALLELDQPVQCNAYVQLACVPDASLRVSQLKNCYISGWGATTARSGRSTDVLQEAQVRLIDVNVCNSSRWYRGAIHTHNVCAGYPQGGIDTCQGDSGGPLVCQDSSADYFWLVGVTSWGRGCARARQPGVYTSTQHFYDWILLQMGLRPAVRATPTARAWSHFVTTSSPVPRPRPTAAQSGGSCPFPVQKLLDFFSRLQELLQYLRGKTV; encoded by the exons ATGTTGGCGGCTGCACTGGCGGTGACAAGCCCTCCTCCTTGCAGCTGCCACGTGTCACTGGCAGGGATGGATTTGCTGCgcctcctcctcatcctgctGGCCATGTGCTGTCCTGCGTACGGCACATGGGACAGCTGTGG AGGGACCTGTGGGCTCCGTCCCACGGCTTTTCGGTATGGCACGTCGCGCGTCGTGGGTGGCACAGATGCCCAGGCAGGGGCCTGGCCCGGGATCGTCAGCATCCAGAATCCCTGGCAAGCGGGCACGGGTCATACCTGCGGAGGCTCCCTCATCAGCGCACAGTGGGTCCTGACAGCAGCCCACTGCTTCATCGAGGCCAG CTACATCACCATGTGGCGCGTGGTGATCGGTGCCACGCGGCTGACTCAGCTGGGCCCTGAGGCCCAGGTGCGCAACATCAAGCGGCTGCTCCTTCACCAAGGCTACAGTAACATCACGCAGAGGAACGACATGGCCTTGCTGGAGCTGGACCAGCCTGTGCAGTGCAACGCCTACGTTCAGCTTGCCTGCGTGCCCGATGCCTCGCTGAGAGTCTCGCAGCTGAAAAACTGCTACATCAGCGGCTGGGGTGCCACGACTGCAAGAT CTGGACGATCAACggatgtgctgcaggaggcccaGGTCCGCCTCATTGATGTCAACGTCTGTAACAGCAGCCGGTGGTACAGAGGGGCCATCCACACGCACAACGTCTGTGCTGGCTATCCGCAGGGCGGCATTGACACCTGCCAG ggggACAGCGGTGGGCCTCTCGTGTGCCAAGACAGCAGTGCAGACTACTTCTGGCTTGTTGGTGTCACCAGCTGGGGGAGAGGCTGTGCCCGAGCCAGGCAGCCCGGAGTCTACACCTCCACTCAGCACTTCTACGACTGGATCCTGCTACAGATGGGCCTGCGCCCAGCAGTGAGGGCTACTCCAACAGCACGCGCTTGGAGTCATTTTGTCACCACGTCAAGCCCCGTTCCGAGGCCAAGGCCCACAGCAGCGCAGTCGGGCGGCTCCTGCCCATTTCCAGTCCAGAAGCTGCTGGACTTCTTTAGCCggctgcaggagctcctgcagtACCTAAGGGGAAAAACGGTGTGA
- the LOC119145444 gene encoding acrosin-like yields MAFQYGMSRVVGGTDAQAGAWPWIVSIQNPWQAGTGHTCGGSLISAQWVLTAAHCFIEASYITMWRVVIGATRLTQLGPEAQVRNIKRLLLHQGYSNITQRNDIALLELDQPVQCNAYVQLACVPDASLRVSQLKNCYISGWGATTARSGRSTDVLQEAQVRLIDVNVCNSSRWYRGAIHTHNVCAGYPQGGIDTCQGDSGGPLVCQDSSADYFWLVGVTSWGRGCARARQPGVYTSTQHFYDWILLQMGLRPAVRATPTARAWSHFVTMSSPVPRPRPTAAQSGGSCPFPVQKLLDFFSRLQELLQYLRGKTV; encoded by the exons ATGGCTTTTCAGTACGGCATGTCGCGCGTCGTGGGTGGCACAGATGCCCAGGCAGGGGCCTGGCCCTGGATCGTCAGCATCCAGAATCCCTGGCAAGCGGGCACGGGTCATACCTGCGGAGGCTCCCTCATCAGCGCACAGTGGGTCCTGACAGCAGCCCACTGCTTCATCGAGGCCAG CTACATCACCATGTGGCGCGTGGTGATCGGTGCCACGCGGCTGACTCAGCTGGGCCCTGAGGCCCAGGTGCGCAACATCAAGCGGCTGCTCCTTCACCAAGGCTACAGTAACATCACGCAGAGGAACGACATTGCCTTGCTGGAGCTGGACCAGCCTGTGCAGTGCAACGCCTACGTTCAGCTTGCCTGCGTGCCCGATGCCTCGCTGAGAGTCTCGCAGCTGAAAAACTGCTACATCAGCGGCTGGGGTGCCACGACTGCAAGAT CTGGACGATCAACggatgtgctgcaggaggcccaGGTCCGCCTCATTGATGTCAACGTCTGTAACAGCAGCCGGTGGTACAGAGGGGCCATCCACACGCACAACGTCTGTGCTGGCTATCCGCAGGGCGGCATTGACACCTGCCAG ggggACAGCGGTGGGCCTCTCGTGTGCCAAGACAGCAGTGCAGACTACTTCTGGCTTGTTGGTGTCACCAGCTGGGGGAGAGGCTGTGCCCGAGCCAGGCAGCCCGGAGTCTACACCTCCACTCAGCACTTCTACGACTGGATCCTGCTACAGATGGGCCTGCGCCCAGCAGTGAGGGCTACTCCAACAGCACGCGCTTGGAGTCATTTTGTCACCATGTCAAGCCCCGTTCCGAGGCCAAGGCCCACAGCAGCGCAGTCGGGCGGCTCCTGCCCATTTCCAGTCCAGAAGCTGCTGGACTTCTTTAGCCggctgcaggagctcctgcagtACCTAAGGGGAAAAACGGTGTGA
- the LOC119145419 gene encoding acrosin-like, whose protein sequence is MAFQYGMSRVVGGTDAQAGAWPWIVSIQNPWQAGTGHTCGGSLISAQWVLTAAHCFIEASYITMWRVVIGATRLTQLGPEAQVRNIKRLLLHQGYSNITQRNDIALLELDQPVQCNAYVQLACVPDASLRVSQLKNCYISGWGATTARSGRSTDVLQEAQVRLIDVNVCNSSRWYRGAIHTHNVCAGYPQGGIDTCQGDSGGPLVCQDSSADYFWLVGVTSWGRGCARARQPGVYTSTQHFYDWILLQMGLRPAVRATPTARAWSHFVTTSSPVPRPRPTAAQSGGSCPFPVQKLLDFFSRLQELLQYLRGKTV, encoded by the exons ATGGCTTTTCAGTACGGCATGTCGCGCGTCGTGGGTGGCACAGATGCCCAGGCAGGGGCCTGGCCCTGGATCGTCAGCATCCAGAATCCCTGGCAAGCGGGCACGGGTCATACCTGCGGAGGCTCCCTCATCAGCGCACAGTGGGTCCTGACAGCAGCCCACTGCTTCATCGAGGCCAG CTACATCACCATGTGGCGCGTGGTGATCGGTGCCACGCGGCTGACTCAGCTGGGCCCTGAGGCCCAGGTGCGCAACATCAAGCGGCTGCTCCTTCACCAAGGCTACAGTAACATCACGCAGAGGAACGACATTGCCTTGCTGGAGCTGGACCAGCCTGTGCAGTGCAACGCCTACGTTCAGCTTGCCTGCGTGCCCGATGCCTCGCTGAGAGTCTCGCAGCTGAAAAACTGCTACATCAGCGGCTGGGGTGCCACGACTGCAAGAT CTGGACGATCAACggatgtgctgcaggaggcccaGGTCCGCCTCATTGATGTCAACGTCTGTAACAGCAGCCGGTGGTACAGAGGGGCCATCCACACGCACAACGTCTGTGCTGGCTATCCGCAGGGCGGCATTGACACCTGCCAG GGGGACAGCGGTGGGCCTCTCGTGTGCCAAGACAGCAGTGCAGACTACTTCTGGCTTGTTGGTGTCACCAGCTGGGGGAGAGGCTGTGCCCGAGCCAGGCAGCCCGGAGTCTACACCTCCACTCAGCACTTCTACGACTGGATCCTGCTACAGATGGGCCTGCGCCCAGCAGTGAGGGCTACTCCAACAGCACGCGCTTGGAGTCATTTTGTCACCACGTCAAGCCCCGTTCCGAGGCCAAGGCCCACAGCAGCGCAGTCGGGCGGCTCCTGCCCATTTCCAGTCCAGAAGCTGCTGGACTTCTTTAGCCggctgcaggagctcctgcagtACCTAAGGGGAAAAACGGTGTGA
- the LOC119144531 gene encoding acrosin-like codes for MAFQYGMSRVVGGTDAQAGAWPWIVSIQNPWQAGTGHTCGGSLISAQWVLTAAHCFIEASYITMWRVVIGATRLTQLGPEAQVRNIKRLLLHQGYSNITQRNDIALLELDQPVQCNAYVQLACVPDASLRVSQLKNCYISGWGATTARSGRSTDVLQEAQVRLIDVNVCNSSRWYRGAIHTHNVCAGYPQGGIDTCQGDSGGPLVCQDSSADYFWLVGVTSWGRGCARARQPGVYTSTQHFYDWILLQMGLRPAVRATPTARAWSHFVTTSSPVPRPRPTAAQSGGSCPFPVQKLLDFFSRLQELLQYLRGKTV; via the exons ATGGCTTTTCAGTACGGCATGTCGCGCGTCGTGGGTGGCACAGATGCCCAGGCAGGGGCCTGGCCCTGGATCGTCAGCATCCAGAATCCCTGGCAAGCGGGCACGGGTCATACCTGCGGAGGCTCCCTCATCAGCGCACAGTGGGTCCTGACAGCAGCCCACTGCTTCATCGAGGCCAG CTACATCACCATGTGGCGCGTGGTGATCGGTGCCACGCGGCTGACTCAGCTGGGCCCTGAGGCCCAGGTGCGCAACATCAAGCGGCTGCTCCTTCACCAAGGCTACAGTAACATCACGCAGAGGAACGACATTGCCTTGCTGGAGCTGGACCAGCCTGTGCAGTGCAACGCCTACGTTCAGCTTGCCTGCGTGCCCGATGCCTCGCTGAGAGTCTCGCAGCTGAAAAACTGCTACATCAGCGGCTGGGGTGCCACGACTGCAAGAT CTGGACGATCAACggatgtgctgcaggaggcccaGGTCCGCCTCATTGATGTCAACGTCTGTAACAGCAGCCGGTGGTACAGAGGGGCCATCCACACGCACAACGTCTGTGCTGGCTATCCGCAGGGCGGCATTGACACCTGCCAG ggggACAGCGGTGGGCCTCTCGTGTGCCAAGACAGCAGTGCAGACTACTTCTGGCTTGTTGGTGTCACCAGCTGGGGGAGAGGCTGTGCCCGAGCCAGGCAGCCCGGAGTCTACACCTCCACTCAGCACTTCTACGACTGGATCCTGCTACAGATGGGCCTGCGCCCAGCAGTGAGGGCTACTCCAACAGCACGCGCTTGGAGTCATTTTGTCACCACGTCAAGCCCCGTTCCGAGGCCAAGGCCCACAGCAGCGCAGTCGGGCGGCTCCTGCCCATTTCCAGTCCAGAAGCTGCTGGACTTCTTTAGCCggctgcaggagctcctgcagtACCTAAGGGGAAAAACGGTGTGA